The genomic segment GGTCGGCGCCCGGACGCTGCCAGCCGGCCGGCTCGCGCCGCGCGTCGTGGTCCTCCCCGCCGTACCAGGTGGCGAACGTGGTCGGGCCGAGCGTGGTCCGCCAGCGGGTGTCGGTGCCGATCGTCTCGCCGTCGATCTCCAGCTGGGCGAGCAGCTTCGGCGGCCCCTGCACCCCGACGTACTTGCGGTACCGGTCGGGCGTGTCCGGCACGTTGAACGTGCCGTTGCCCAGCCGTACCGCGAGGGTGTTGGCGCCGTCCCGGATCATCCCGGTGACGTCGTGGCAGGCGTAGACGACGCGGGCGGCATAGTCGGTGTTCGGCGGTTCCAGCACCGCGTCGGTGACCGGCTGACCGTTCAGGGTGGCGTGGTAGATCCCCACGCCGGTGAGGTACAGCCGGGCCCGGCGCACCGTGCCGGCCCGGAACTGCCTGGCCAGCAGCGGAAGCGGCGTGTCGGTGGGAACCGGCAGCCAGTCCGGGTGAGTGATCCAGCGTGCGGTCCAGTCCTCGGCCGACAGCAGCCCCAGCTCGAAGCACGCGGCGTCGCTCCAGTCACCGACCCGGCCCGCCTCGTCCCACACCCGCACCTGCCAGCAGACCCGGTCCCGGGAGTGCAGTGTGCTGCCGCGGTAGCCGACCTGGGTGCTGTCGGCGGACTCGACGCGCCCGGAGTCCCACAGGTCCGGTGCGGACAGTCCGGCCTCCGTCGACGCCGCGCGGACCTGGTAGCCGGTCTGGCGCCGGTCGGTACCGTCGCCGGCCAGCCACCAGGACAACCGCGGCGCGGTGTCGTCGATGCCGAGCGGATCGGCGAGGCCGTCGACCCGCAGCCGGTACGGTCGCAGCGGTGCTCCGGCCGGCCCCGCGGTCGCCGGGCCCGGCGGTACCACACCGAGCGCGGCCGAACCGGAGCCCGCGGCAAGGGCCGCCAGTGCGGTGCGTCGCTTCATGCCGTCCCTCGCTCCGCCACCGGGTCGGTGGCCGACGCCGGTTCGTCCCGCCAGCCGCGGCTCGCCTCGATCTGCTCCAGGGTCTGGCCCGCGGTGCGCGGGCCGAACACCACCCCGATCAGCCCGCTGACCGCCTGCAGGATCACCAGGATCAGGGCGAGGTAGCGGAAGCCGGCGTTCGCGGTGATCAGCGGAACGAAGAAGCTCCAGATCCCCAACCCGATGCGCACCACGGCGAAGGTGAAGCCCTGCGCGGTGGAGCGCAGCACCGTGGGGAACAGCTCGCCGGACCACAGCTGGAAGAAGTGCTGCTGCCCGAAGCCGGAACCGAACCCGATCAGCAGCACGTACGCCAGCGCCACCGGCAGGTTCAGCGGCAGCACCACGAACAGCCCCATTCCGAGGAACTGCAGCACCACGCTGACGCCGAGCAGCACCCGGCGGTTCACCCGGTCGTTGAACGGCATGTACACCACCAGGGTGCCGATCACCGTCAGCCCGAAGCTCACGCACTGCAGGCCGACGCTCGCCGCCTGGCTCTGCGCGCCGAAGGTGCTCAGCAGGTACGGGAAGTAGAAGCCGTTGGTGCCGGCGAACAGGTTCCACACCCCGTACATGCCGATGCAGAACAGCAGCGCGGTCGTGCCCCGCCGGGTGAACAGCGCGGCGATCCTGGCTCTGCCACCCGCCGCGGCGGACCTGCTGGTGGCACGTCGCCAGCGCACCGACTCCGCGACGCCGTGCCGCAGCACCCAGGTGACGATCGCCACGAGTAACAGGTGGATGAACACCAGCCGCACCCCGAGCATGCCCAGCGACGAGAGCGCGAGCGACAGCAGCAGGGTCACCACCGGGCCCAGGTTCCACAGCACCTGGGCGAGCCCACCGAGCCGGCCGCGGGTTCGGGCCGGCGCGAGTTCGGTGATCAGCGTCCAGGACGCCGGGACGTCGGCGCCGACCGCGAGACCGGCGAGAATGTAGCCGACGAACAGCATCCAGGTGTTGACCGCGCAGATGATCCAGAGGATGCCGAACGCGTACAGCAGCAGATCCCAGGTGTAGATCTTCTTGCGCCCGAACCGGTCGCAGATCCAGCCACCGATCAGCGCGCCGATCCCGGCCGAGATCGCGTTGGAGCTGAACGCGCCGAGCAGCCCGACCGTGCTGCTGGTCAGCCCG from the Actinocatenispora thailandica genome contains:
- a CDS encoding MFS transporter, whose protein sequence is MSTAADAVLDDGAERRRYWKWTAVAGMASYIDAGSIVAGSVGLSLWSHKFGLTSSTVGLLGAFSSNAISAGIGALIGGWICDRFGRKKIYTWDLLLYAFGILWIICAVNTWMLFVGYILAGLAVGADVPASWTLITELAPARTRGRLGGLAQVLWNLGPVVTLLLSLALSSLGMLGVRLVFIHLLLVAIVTWVLRHGVAESVRWRRATSRSAAAGGRARIAALFTRRGTTALLFCIGMYGVWNLFAGTNGFYFPYLLSTFGAQSQAASVGLQCVSFGLTVIGTLVVYMPFNDRVNRRVLLGVSVVLQFLGMGLFVVLPLNLPVALAYVLLIGFGSGFGQQHFFQLWSGELFPTVLRSTAQGFTFAVVRIGLGIWSFFVPLITANAGFRYLALILVILQAVSGLIGVVFGPRTAGQTLEQIEASRGWRDEPASATDPVAERGTA